A genomic stretch from Halopiger aswanensis includes:
- a CDS encoding PhnD/SsuA/transferrin family substrate-binding protein, protein MRDRSERTSSRRRFLITSGALGTGLAAGCLDESSSGNGNGNGETNGTTTGSVDETTISWILNPAESDVDIVAQYQPLFDYVESEVDVTIEPNRAQSYTATIQELRRGAGELADTSPSAAVAAKDVADVIGIRVAYGAAQYFSLITTTPDSDISELADLEGEEVAMGATMSVSGTLVPMMMLSQAGLDTGSAPDGDPPDFTPRYSDHSTARDQLINNPSIAAATTGAFSTAPHVPQEQFDELSQDFVDISAEYENAGSEEPELELLAVSDPIPRAPLMARSDWDDPIREDVEEAILNVEAEDLEHGDDYEGEELWFSGVESGSVEDYAPIEDVMDELGLEFKDLS, encoded by the coding sequence ATGCGTGACAGGAGTGAGCGAACGAGCAGCCGACGACGGTTTCTGATCACCAGCGGCGCGCTCGGAACGGGACTCGCAGCAGGGTGCCTCGACGAGAGTAGCAGCGGGAACGGGAACGGAAACGGCGAGACCAACGGCACGACGACCGGCTCGGTCGACGAGACGACGATCTCCTGGATCCTCAATCCGGCCGAATCGGACGTCGACATCGTGGCGCAGTATCAGCCGTTGTTCGACTACGTCGAGTCCGAAGTCGACGTGACGATCGAACCGAATCGGGCTCAAAGCTACACGGCGACGATTCAGGAACTGCGCCGCGGCGCCGGAGAGTTAGCCGACACGTCGCCGTCGGCGGCGGTCGCCGCCAAGGACGTCGCGGACGTGATCGGTATCCGCGTCGCCTACGGTGCCGCACAGTACTTCTCGCTGATCACCACGACTCCCGACAGCGATATTAGTGAACTCGCCGACCTCGAGGGCGAGGAGGTTGCGATGGGGGCTACGATGTCCGTTTCGGGGACGCTCGTCCCGATGATGATGCTCAGTCAGGCCGGTCTCGACACCGGCTCCGCGCCGGACGGCGACCCGCCGGACTTCACGCCGCGGTACTCCGACCACTCGACCGCGCGCGACCAGCTAATTAACAATCCCTCGATCGCCGCCGCGACGACCGGCGCGTTCTCGACGGCACCGCACGTGCCCCAGGAGCAGTTCGACGAACTGTCTCAGGACTTCGTCGACATCTCCGCCGAGTACGAAAACGCTGGCTCCGAAGAGCCCGAACTCGAGTTGCTGGCCGTGTCGGACCCGATCCCGCGGGCGCCGCTGATGGCGCGCTCGGACTGGGACGATCCGATCCGCGAGGACGTCGAAGAGGCCATCCTCAACGTCGAAGCCGAGGACCTCGAGCACGGCGACGACTACGAGGGCGAGGAACTCTGGTTCAGCGGCGTCGAATCCGGCTCCGTGGAGGACTACGCACCGATCGAAGACGTGATGGACGAACTCGGACTCGAATTCAAAGACCTCTCGTAA
- a CDS encoding phosphonate ABC transporter ATP-binding protein: MSTLVADGLTKTFGETVALDNVSFEIPDGEFVVILGVSGSGKSTLLRCLNGLTAPTSGEVRIDDTPVLEPRDDVAMVFQQHNIIENMTAYSNALTGTLNRSRYVESLLQLQSDDEKYRALEALETVGLLEEAQQKARRMSGGQQQRVGIARALVQQPNILLADEPVASLDPGSAQKVMRYLRTAAQDRDLTAMISLHQVNLARKFGQRFIGLRDGRKVFDGYRDELTLDVIDEIYGDVDTEGMFAKTDVDERTDRSADIATDGAEGASPASAIDSGTGGSRS; this comes from the coding sequence ATGAGCACACTCGTCGCCGACGGCCTCACCAAGACGTTCGGCGAAACCGTCGCCCTCGATAACGTTTCGTTCGAAATTCCCGACGGCGAATTCGTCGTTATTCTGGGCGTCTCGGGATCGGGGAAATCGACGCTGTTGCGGTGTCTGAACGGGTTAACCGCACCCACCTCCGGCGAGGTCCGCATCGACGACACGCCGGTCCTCGAACCGCGAGACGACGTGGCGATGGTCTTCCAGCAGCACAACATCATCGAGAACATGACGGCCTACTCGAACGCGCTGACCGGCACGCTCAACCGCAGCCGGTACGTCGAGAGCCTCCTGCAACTCCAGTCCGACGACGAGAAGTACCGCGCCCTCGAGGCGCTGGAGACGGTCGGGCTGCTCGAGGAGGCCCAGCAGAAGGCCCGGCGAATGAGCGGCGGACAGCAACAGCGAGTCGGCATCGCCCGCGCGCTGGTCCAACAGCCGAACATTCTGCTGGCCGACGAGCCGGTCGCGAGCCTGGATCCGGGGAGCGCCCAGAAGGTAATGCGCTACCTCCGGACCGCGGCGCAGGACCGCGATCTGACGGCGATGATCAGTCTCCACCAGGTCAACCTCGCCCGGAAGTTCGGCCAGCGCTTTATCGGCCTGCGTGACGGGCGCAAGGTCTTCGACGGCTACCGCGACGAACTCACGCTCGACGTCATCGACGAAATCTACGGCGACGTCGACACAGAGGGGATGTTCGCCAAGACCGACGTTGACGAGCGGACCGACCGGAGCGCCGACATCGCGACCGACGGCGCGGAAGGGGCGTCTCCCGCATCGGCGATCGAC
- a CDS encoding HD domain-containing protein has translation MTTIKDSVHDYIELDPTAEALLDTPEMQRLRNVRQLSTVQLVYPSANHTRFEHSLGVYHLASRAVDRLEVDDALADRLRAAALVHDVGHGPFGHQTEAAIERHTDRHHDEIEWLLEDSDSDLGRVLTEQGLDPAAVAATVDGRGPLGELVSGSLDVDRMDYLVRDAHHTGVPYGTIDHARLLYALRRVDGELALEEGNVATAESALIARTLMNATVYRHHVSRIAGAMLDRASERLLADEVADPDRFARLTDAELLATFEDYQRTADTAARIRERNLYKRAVWVRRDAVPDRFVGLAYERTRRLEREIAEIAGVDPAAVIVDSPAEPSSPESRAKIVVDGELRRLEDRSALVAGLDACVREIWRLGVYAPPSALEAVREAATAVLDLGSVEGDVAP, from the coding sequence ATGACGACGATCAAGGACAGCGTCCACGACTATATCGAACTCGACCCGACCGCGGAGGCGCTGCTGGACACGCCCGAAATGCAGCGGCTGCGGAACGTCCGTCAGCTGAGCACCGTCCAGCTCGTCTACCCCTCCGCGAATCACACGCGTTTCGAGCACAGCCTCGGCGTCTACCACCTCGCCTCGCGGGCCGTCGACCGCCTCGAGGTCGACGATGCGCTCGCCGACCGGCTCCGCGCAGCGGCGCTGGTCCACGACGTCGGCCACGGCCCGTTCGGCCACCAGACCGAGGCCGCGATCGAGCGCCACACGGACCGTCACCACGACGAGATCGAGTGGCTGCTCGAGGACTCGGACAGCGATCTCGGTCGCGTGCTCACCGAGCAGGGGCTCGATCCCGCAGCCGTCGCGGCGACCGTCGACGGCCGCGGGCCGCTGGGGGAACTCGTCTCCGGCTCGCTGGACGTCGACCGGATGGACTACCTCGTGCGGGACGCCCATCACACCGGCGTCCCGTACGGCACGATCGACCACGCCCGGCTGCTCTACGCCCTGCGGCGCGTCGACGGCGAACTCGCCCTCGAGGAGGGCAACGTCGCGACCGCCGAGAGCGCGCTGATCGCGCGGACGCTGATGAACGCGACCGTCTACCGCCACCACGTCTCGCGGATCGCCGGCGCGATGCTCGATCGGGCCAGCGAGCGGCTCCTCGCGGACGAAGTCGCCGACCCCGACCGGTTCGCTCGGCTGACCGACGCCGAACTGCTCGCGACCTTCGAGGACTACCAGCGGACGGCCGATACCGCGGCGCGAATTCGCGAGCGCAACCTCTACAAGCGGGCCGTCTGGGTCCGCCGCGACGCCGTTCCCGACCGGTTCGTCGGCCTCGCGTACGAGCGGACCAGACGACTCGAGCGCGAGATCGCCGAGATCGCCGGCGTCGACCCCGCCGCCGTCATCGTCGACAGTCCCGCCGAACCGAGTTCGCCGGAATCGCGGGCGAAAATCGTCGTCGACGGTGAACTCCGTCGACTCGAGGACCGCTCGGCGCTGGTCGCCGGGCTGGACGCCTGCGTCCGCGAGATTTGGCGACTGGGCGTCTACGCGCCGCCGAGCGCGCTCGAGGCCGTCCGCGAGGCGGCGACGGCGGTGCTCGATCTCGGGAGCGTCGAGGGCGACGTCGCGCCCTGA
- a CDS encoding cold-shock protein, with protein sequence MANGKVDFFNDTGGYGFIATEDSDDDVFFHMEDVGGEDLTEGTEIEFDIEQAPKGPRATNVVRA encoded by the coding sequence ATGGCAAACGGTAAGGTCGACTTCTTTAACGACACAGGCGGCTACGGTTTCATCGCGACTGAGGACTCCGACGACGACGTATTCTTCCACATGGAAGACGTTGGCGGCGAGGATCTGACGGAAGGAACCGAGATCGAATTCGATATCGAACAGGCCCCCAAGGGCCCCCGCGCGACGAACGTCGTTCGCGCGTAA
- a CDS encoding molybdopterin-dependent oxidoreductase — translation MTHITSRLSTAHLVWRTVTAILAGVAAIAGSFAYAGLTPAFVGDPAASFVVDSMPAAIVNAVRDAFGPLAQPASFLLALLVVAALFAATVLLALEIEVLADRRYLAVALAAVAVWLVATAATGAPVAAVAAAVPAAAVVAVVELAAVHDPLSVRRVRERLQSESETDAQARTVDRTKRATLQAGFGTLSFAGIAALVGQRRTPGEGVPALETDEQGARTEQQLLDDAADAALDLPDAPGLVSEIGAFYTVDINTIDPILERGDWALSITGAVDSELTIDYDALREREAERFYGTLRCVGEDLNDREMDTAVWTGVPVADLLEEVGPGDEATHVVAHAVDDYWNTITREALERSYLVYGMNGRFLPREHGHPVRLFVPGNWGEVNVKWLDELEFVREERDGYWEERGWDGTGEVETVTKLWSVDHQDDAITVGGHAYAGLEGVDAVEVSIDGGETWTAAELSPEPDAGTELRDVWRQWRYSFEPAADRHEVVVRAIDGTGAVQTEDPSGPKPDGATGWVSKTIEP, via the coding sequence ATGACCCACATCACGTCCCGACTGTCGACCGCACACCTCGTCTGGCGCACCGTCACCGCGATCCTCGCCGGCGTCGCGGCGATCGCGGGCTCGTTCGCCTACGCCGGGCTAACCCCGGCATTCGTCGGCGATCCCGCCGCCTCGTTCGTCGTCGATTCGATGCCCGCCGCGATCGTCAACGCCGTCCGCGACGCGTTCGGGCCGCTCGCCCAGCCGGCGAGCTTCCTGCTGGCGCTTCTCGTCGTCGCGGCACTGTTCGCCGCGACGGTTCTGCTGGCCCTCGAGATCGAGGTCCTCGCCGACCGCCGGTACCTCGCGGTCGCGCTGGCCGCCGTCGCCGTCTGGCTAGTCGCGACCGCAGCGACCGGCGCGCCGGTTGCGGCCGTCGCCGCCGCGGTCCCGGCCGCAGCCGTGGTCGCCGTCGTCGAGCTCGCCGCGGTGCACGATCCGCTGAGCGTCCGCCGGGTGCGAGAGCGGCTCCAGTCGGAGAGCGAAACCGACGCGCAGGCCCGCACCGTCGATCGAACCAAGCGGGCGACCCTGCAGGCCGGCTTCGGCACGCTTTCCTTCGCCGGGATCGCCGCGCTCGTCGGGCAGCGACGGACGCCCGGCGAGGGCGTTCCCGCCCTCGAGACCGACGAGCAGGGGGCTCGCACGGAACAACAGTTGCTGGACGACGCCGCGGACGCAGCCCTCGACCTCCCCGACGCGCCGGGGCTCGTCAGCGAGATCGGCGCGTTCTACACGGTCGACATCAACACGATCGATCCAATCCTCGAGCGCGGCGACTGGGCGCTTTCGATCACCGGCGCCGTCGACTCGGAGCTGACGATCGACTACGACGCCCTCCGCGAGCGCGAGGCCGAACGGTTCTACGGCACGCTGCGCTGCGTCGGCGAGGACCTGAACGACCGCGAGATGGACACCGCCGTCTGGACCGGCGTTCCCGTCGCCGACCTGCTCGAGGAAGTTGGCCCCGGCGACGAAGCGACGCACGTCGTCGCCCACGCCGTCGACGACTACTGGAACACCATCACGCGCGAGGCCCTCGAGCGGTCGTACCTCGTCTACGGGATGAACGGCCGCTTCCTCCCGCGGGAACACGGCCATCCGGTCCGCTTGTTCGTCCCCGGAAACTGGGGCGAGGTCAACGTCAAGTGGCTCGACGAACTCGAGTTCGTCCGCGAGGAGCGAGACGGCTACTGGGAGGAACGGGGCTGGGACGGCACCGGCGAGGTCGAGACCGTCACCAAACTCTGGTCGGTCGATCACCAGGACGACGCGATCACCGTCGGCGGCCACGCCTACGCCGGCCTCGAGGGCGTCGACGCCGTCGAGGTCTCGATCGACGGCGGCGAGACGTGGACGGCCGCCGAACTCTCGCCCGAACCCGACGCCGGCACCGAACTTCGGGACGTCTGGCGGCAGTGGCGCTACAGCTTCGAGCCCGCCGCCGACCGCCACGAGGTCGTCGTCCGGGCGATCGACGGGACCGGTGCGGTTCAGACCGAGGATCCCTCGGGACCGAAGCCCGACGGCGCGACCGGCTGGGTGTCCAAAACGATCGAGCCGTGA
- a CDS encoding helix-turn-helix transcriptional regulator: MNGRVGVAVVVVAALLLSPGIGAAAADPTNGEPSLALSSGSAQAGSESGTETAMRGIAQDQNRIDADEVRMDVAIQPNGTAEWTLEFWVRLNDDESRTAFDSLESDIRDDPDNYTRSFADRMRTTVATASDATGREMRADGFAVETERRSFAREYGVVRYTFRWHGFAAVEGDGDVLRAGDAIEGLFLDDGTRLLLEWPAGYELESATPDPDERRERAVLWRGGETDFITGEPQVVVTTGGGPSTALVATIAAVVIGLGAAGAWRYRDRLPTSGGRGRPSGGHEPDTGSPSAAANGGAATAAASSDAGVDSDTDSSEARSPGSEPSSDSIPASDVDPELLSNEEQVLRLVRDRGGRMKQQTVVEELGWTDAKTSKVVSGLREEDKLESFRLGRENVLALPDAVDPATVTGGEGDDDGA; encoded by the coding sequence ATGAACGGTCGCGTCGGCGTAGCGGTCGTAGTCGTCGCGGCACTGCTCCTCAGTCCCGGTATCGGGGCGGCTGCGGCCGATCCGACGAACGGTGAGCCGTCGCTTGCGCTCTCGAGCGGTAGCGCGCAGGCGGGCTCCGAATCCGGGACCGAGACGGCGATGCGGGGAATCGCGCAGGACCAGAATCGGATCGATGCCGACGAGGTCCGAATGGACGTCGCGATCCAACCGAACGGCACCGCCGAGTGGACCCTCGAGTTCTGGGTCCGGCTGAACGACGACGAGAGCAGGACGGCGTTCGACTCCCTGGAGTCGGACATCCGAGACGACCCGGACAACTACACGCGCTCGTTCGCCGACCGGATGCGAACGACGGTCGCCACCGCGAGCGACGCGACCGGCCGCGAGATGCGCGCCGACGGGTTCGCCGTCGAGACGGAACGGCGCTCGTTCGCTCGCGAGTACGGCGTCGTCAGGTACACGTTCCGGTGGCACGGGTTCGCCGCCGTCGAAGGCGACGGCGACGTTCTCCGTGCAGGCGACGCCATCGAGGGGCTCTTCCTCGACGACGGCACGCGGCTGCTCCTCGAGTGGCCGGCGGGCTACGAACTCGAGTCGGCGACCCCCGATCCCGACGAGCGACGGGAGCGGGCCGTCCTCTGGCGGGGCGGCGAGACCGACTTCATCACCGGCGAGCCACAGGTCGTAGTCACTACCGGCGGCGGGCCCAGCACGGCGCTCGTGGCCACGATCGCAGCCGTCGTCATCGGACTCGGTGCGGCCGGTGCGTGGCGCTACCGCGACCGACTCCCGACGAGCGGCGGGCGCGGGCGTCCATCGGGCGGACACGAACCCGACACCGGTTCGCCGTCAGCAGCAGCGAACGGCGGCGCGGCAACGGCGGCCGCGAGTTCGGACGCCGGCGTAGATTCGGATACCGACTCGAGCGAAGCCCGGTCGCCGGGTTCGGAGCCGTCGTCGGACTCCATCCCCGCGAGCGACGTCGATCCCGAACTCCTCAGCAACGAGGAGCAGGTGCTGCGGCTCGTCCGGGACCGCGGCGGGCGGATGAAACAGCAGACCGTCGTCGAGGAACTCGGCTGGACCGACGCGAAGACCAGCAAGGTCGTCAGCGGACTCCGCGAGGAGGACAAGCTCGAGTCGTTCCGGCTCGGCCGCGAGAACGTCCTCGCGCTGCCCGACGCGGTCGATCCCGCGACGGTAACCGGAGGTGAGGGCGACGACGATGGGGCGTAA
- a CDS encoding class I SAM-dependent methyltransferase: MDSSDVRRQWKHRAGEFSPEYYAYYGPDETSECIRRRLERHLDRGQDATVLELGCSSGRHLSHLHAHGFETLAGLEVNADAFDVMEDAYPDLAADGTFYLDAIEDAVADFEDDQFDAVYSVETLQHLHPDATWVFDELSRITGELLITAENEGDSDSGPDPNPDSDSDSASASDSRPDRSPDRAASNDPDVNYVNDEFPLYYRDWNAIFTDRGFTEVDATEGRRDTIRTFRTTSN; encoded by the coding sequence ATGGATTCTTCCGATGTTCGGCGGCAGTGGAAACACCGCGCCGGGGAGTTTTCGCCGGAGTACTACGCCTACTACGGCCCCGACGAGACGAGCGAGTGTATTCGCCGCCGGCTCGAGCGCCACCTCGACCGCGGGCAGGACGCGACCGTCCTCGAGCTCGGCTGCAGTTCGGGTCGCCACCTCTCTCACCTCCACGCCCACGGGTTCGAGACCCTCGCCGGCCTCGAGGTGAACGCGGACGCGTTCGACGTGATGGAAGACGCGTATCCCGACCTCGCCGCCGACGGAACGTTCTATCTGGACGCGATCGAGGACGCTGTGGCCGACTTCGAGGACGACCAGTTCGACGCGGTCTACTCCGTCGAGACGCTCCAGCATCTTCACCCGGACGCGACGTGGGTCTTCGACGAACTGTCGCGCATCACGGGAGAGTTACTCATTACGGCGGAGAACGAGGGTGATTCCGATTCCGGTCCCGATCCCAATCCCGATTCGGATTCGGACTCGGCGTCGGCGTCCGATTCCCGTCCGGACCGGTCTCCCGACCGTGCAGCGTCGAACGATCCTGACGTGAACTACGTCAACGACGAGTTCCCGCTTTACTACCGCGACTGGAACGCGATTTTCACCGACCGCGGCTTTACCGAGGTCGACGCGACGGAGGGCCGACGGGATACGATCCGGACGTTCCGGACGACCTCGAACTGA
- a CDS encoding MazG-like family protein has product MDDHQQRVAEFVERYDLETPPEYRLLDLVSEVGELAKDANESTGYGSDPDDLEINSDEIGDALFALLALADSLEIDAGAALEEALAKYEDRLSESESPSSGE; this is encoded by the coding sequence ATGGACGACCACCAGCAACGCGTCGCGGAGTTCGTCGAGCGCTACGACCTCGAGACGCCGCCCGAGTACCGACTGCTCGATCTCGTCTCGGAGGTCGGCGAACTCGCGAAGGACGCCAACGAGTCGACCGGATACGGGTCCGATCCCGACGACCTCGAGATCAATTCGGACGAAATCGGCGACGCGCTGTTCGCCCTGCTCGCGCTCGCCGACTCGCTCGAGATCGATGCGGGTGCGGCGCTCGAGGAGGCGCTGGCGAAGTACGAGGATCGCCTGTCGGAAAGCGAATCGCCGAGTTCGGGCGAGTAA
- a CDS encoding DJ-1/PfpI family protein, protein MVDTTAEIVLFDGFDELDAIGPYEVLENAAHAGASLDVQLVTLEETDLVTASHDLRVEPDGTLGEPDLLIVPGGGWTTANEGVRAAVEDGVLPGAVDDCYTAGATVASVCTGAMILAEAGLLEGRPATTHQDAVADLEESAANVVDERVVDDGDVLTAGGVTSGIDLALWVVEREFGEEIAAAVAEEMNHERRGSVFG, encoded by the coding sequence ATGGTCGACACCACAGCCGAAATCGTGCTCTTCGACGGCTTCGACGAACTCGACGCGATCGGCCCCTACGAGGTCCTCGAGAACGCCGCCCACGCCGGCGCATCGCTGGACGTCCAACTGGTGACGCTCGAGGAGACCGATCTCGTCACGGCGAGTCACGACCTCCGAGTTGAACCGGACGGCACGCTGGGCGAACCGGATCTGCTGATCGTCCCCGGCGGCGGCTGGACGACGGCGAACGAGGGGGTCAGGGCGGCCGTCGAGGACGGCGTCCTGCCCGGCGCCGTCGACGACTGCTACACAGCGGGCGCGACCGTCGCCTCGGTCTGTACCGGCGCGATGATCTTAGCCGAGGCGGGGCTGCTGGAGGGCCGGCCCGCAACCACCCACCAGGACGCGGTCGCGGACCTCGAAGAATCGGCGGCGAACGTGGTCGACGAACGGGTCGTCGACGACGGCGACGTGCTGACCGCCGGCGGCGTCACGTCGGGGATCGATCTGGCGCTGTGGGTCGTCGAGCGGGAGTTCGGCGAGGAGATCGCCGCGGCCGTCGCTGAAGAAATGAACCACGAGCGCCGCGGGAGCGTCTTCGGCTAA
- a CDS encoding HAD family hydrolase — protein sequence MQAVLFDMDGVLVNSEDYWTEFEADDILPAAVPDADVDVAEVTGMNYRETYDYLEAEYGTAISREAFEDRFEETAREIYREHVEALDGLHDLLAELDARGVERALVSSSPHEWISIVLERFELEGSFDHVISAEDIDAAGKPEPDVFEYAASEVGAPAEECIVVEDSENGVEAGARAGAVVVAYRIDAHGDLDLSPADEIVDSPAELRETVLELTE from the coding sequence ATGCAGGCAGTGTTATTCGACATGGACGGCGTGCTCGTCAACAGCGAAGATTACTGGACCGAGTTCGAAGCCGACGATATCCTTCCCGCCGCCGTCCCCGACGCGGACGTCGACGTCGCCGAAGTGACCGGCATGAACTACCGCGAGACCTACGACTACCTCGAGGCCGAGTACGGAACCGCCATCTCCCGCGAGGCGTTCGAGGACCGCTTCGAGGAGACCGCCCGCGAGATCTACCGCGAACACGTCGAGGCCCTCGACGGCCTCCACGACCTCCTCGCCGAACTGGACGCACGCGGCGTCGAACGCGCGCTCGTCTCGTCCTCACCGCATGAGTGGATCAGCATCGTCCTCGAGCGGTTCGAGCTCGAGGGCTCGTTCGATCACGTCATCAGCGCCGAGGATATCGACGCGGCGGGGAAGCCGGAACCCGACGTCTTCGAGTACGCCGCGAGCGAGGTCGGCGCGCCCGCCGAGGAGTGTATCGTCGTCGAGGATTCCGAAAACGGCGTCGAGGCCGGCGCGCGCGCCGGCGCCGTCGTCGTCGCCTACCGGATCGACGCCCACGGCGATCTCGACCTCTCGCCGGCCGACGAGATCGTCGACTCGCCCGCCGAACTGCGGGAGACGGTGCTCGAGTTGACGGAATAA
- a CDS encoding ArsR/SmtB family transcription factor, which produces MEKALWYLIAGTRGGENRARIIRALEAKPRNANQLAEELDVGYNTVRHHLEMLEDHDVVERGGRTYGELYFLTDRFMRHWDEFETITEHLE; this is translated from the coding sequence ATGGAGAAGGCGTTGTGGTACCTCATCGCCGGCACGCGCGGCGGCGAGAACAGGGCGCGGATCATCCGGGCGCTCGAGGCCAAACCCCGCAACGCCAACCAGTTGGCCGAGGAGTTGGACGTCGGCTACAACACGGTTCGCCACCACCTCGAGATGCTCGAAGATCACGACGTCGTCGAGCGCGGCGGGCGGACCTACGGGGAGTTGTACTTTCTGACGGACCGGTTCATGCGCCACTGGGACGAGTTCGAAACGATCACGGAGCACTTGGAGTGA
- a CDS encoding AAA family ATPase yields MSRPSLIVYCGLPGVGKSAAAAYTADELPARRFRSDEIRKELFPEPEYTAAETAATYDELLERGREALASGSNVVLDATFRSTEYRDRAAALAAEVDAADGVAFVRVTCETDVVTERLDQRTTAESVSDAGLREYRLVSESFEPLERDHVVVDNSGPLEETYRQIDRSVLDR; encoded by the coding sequence GTGTCCCGTCCATCGCTGATCGTCTACTGCGGGTTGCCCGGGGTCGGGAAATCGGCCGCCGCGGCCTACACCGCCGACGAGCTGCCGGCCCGACGGTTCCGGAGCGACGAAATCCGCAAGGAGCTGTTTCCCGAACCCGAGTACACCGCCGCGGAAACCGCGGCGACATACGACGAACTGCTCGAGCGCGGTCGCGAGGCCCTCGCGTCCGGCTCGAACGTCGTCCTCGACGCGACGTTTCGCTCGACGGAGTACCGCGACCGCGCGGCCGCCCTCGCAGCCGAGGTCGACGCCGCCGACGGTGTCGCCTTCGTCCGCGTCACCTGCGAGACGGACGTCGTCACGGAGCGCCTCGATCAGCGGACCACCGCGGAGTCGGTCAGCGACGCCGGCCTCCGCGAGTACCGGCTCGTCAGCGAGTCGTTCGAACCGCTCGAGCGCGACCACGTCGTCGTCGACAACTCGGGGCCGCTGGAGGAGACGTACCGGCAGATCGACCGGTCGGTGCTAGACCGATGA
- a CDS encoding DUF2061 domain-containing protein, which translates to MTDDRTQSRTTRLRTDTAILERGTRRRALCKALLYRVVMLLTTVLIALAITGQASTAVDIGIATTVVKTAAYYEYERLWDGI; encoded by the coding sequence ATGACCGACGACCGCACGCAGTCACGCACGACTCGACTCCGCACCGATACTGCGATCCTCGAGCGAGGGACCCGGCGCAGAGCGCTGTGCAAGGCCCTGCTGTACCGCGTCGTCATGCTGCTAACGACGGTGCTGATCGCGCTCGCGATTACGGGACAGGCGAGCACGGCCGTCGACATCGGCATCGCGACGACCGTCGTCAAGACGGCGGCCTATTACGAGTACGAACGGCTGTGGGACGGGATCTGA